A window from Nitrosopumilus adriaticus encodes these proteins:
- a CDS encoding SemiSWEET family sugar transporter translates to MEVDGTLLTLLGISAGILILMGWVEQIYKGYKTKRLKDVSKFLMIFIAAGSILWLLYGIIVSDVFIIGTNMSGLILMIIVLGMKKRYDIRANASQSE, encoded by the coding sequence ATGGAAGTCGATGGAACACTTCTAACATTATTGGGCATATCAGCAGGAATTTTAATTTTAATGGGATGGGTTGAACAAATCTACAAAGGTTACAAGACTAAAAGACTCAAAGATGTTTCAAAATTTCTAATGATTTTCATTGCAGCCGGGTCGATTTTATGGCTATTATATGGAATTATAGTCTCAGATGTTTTCATTATTGGAACTAACATGTCAGGATTGATTCTAATGATTATTGTATTAGGAATGAAAAAAAGATACGACATTAGAGCAAATGCATCTCAATCAGAATGA
- the tpiA gene encoding triose-phosphate isomerase, with protein sequence MFVINCKNYEEISGDKIIKFVKTAEKISKKYKVKIAISPPQHLIGLVASSTIPIFAQHIDDSKIGSTTGFIIPELLKKSKVKGSLINHSEHRISSKEIERLILKLKELKMVSILCVKDVAEVKKYVKLNPDYIAIEPSELIGSGKAVSKEQPELISKAASIINNSKNKTKLLCGAGIVSGEDVAKAIELGSKGILVASGIIKAKDWNKIISEFAKALV encoded by the coding sequence ATGTTTGTCATAAATTGTAAAAATTACGAAGAGATTTCGGGAGACAAAATAATCAAATTTGTAAAAACGGCTGAAAAAATATCAAAAAAATACAAAGTAAAAATTGCAATATCCCCACCTCAACATTTAATCGGATTAGTTGCAAGTAGTACAATTCCAATATTTGCTCAGCATATTGATGACTCTAAAATTGGAAGTACTACAGGATTTATCATTCCAGAGTTGCTAAAGAAATCAAAAGTCAAAGGATCCCTAATTAATCACAGTGAGCATAGAATTTCAAGTAAAGAAATTGAGAGATTGATTTTAAAATTAAAAGAATTGAAAATGGTATCAATTCTTTGTGTAAAAGATGTTGCAGAAGTAAAAAAATATGTTAAATTAAATCCAGATTACATTGCAATAGAGCCCTCAGAATTAATTGGATCAGGAAAAGCAGTATCAAAAGAACAACCAGAATTAATTTCAAAAGCTGCTAGCATAATAAATAATTCAAAAAACAAAACAAAACTTCTTTGTGGTGCAGGCATTGTTTCTGGTGAGGATGTGGCAAAGGCCATAGAATTAGGATCAAAAGGAATCTTAGTTGCAAGCGGAATTATCAAGGCAAAAGATTGGAATAAAATAATTTCAGAATTTGCCAAGGCATTAGTTTAA
- a CDS encoding peptidylprolyl isomerase, with translation MAIKIKCSHILVEKQSESLAIMERIKKGEKFGKLAKELSIDSGSAKKDGSLGYFTKGMMVKPFEEAAFKLQIGEISEPIKTEFGYHIIKRFE, from the coding sequence ATGGCAATCAAAATTAAATGCTCACACATACTAGTAGAAAAACAAAGTGAATCACTTGCAATAATGGAGAGAATAAAAAAAGGAGAAAAATTTGGTAAATTAGCAAAAGAATTATCAATTGATTCAGGTAGTGCGAAAAAAGATGGAAGTTTAGGCTACTTTACTAAAGGCATGATGGTAAAACCATTTGAAGAGGCAGCATTCAAGTTGCAAATCGGGGAGATTTCAGAACCAATTAAAACAGAATTCGGGTATCATATTATCAAGAGATTTGAGTAG
- a CDS encoding DNA-directed DNA polymerase I — protein sequence MQVNLRNTEQVDSMSPSMLVSATYDNNSKSAVLKFYNPESQKLILWKDETGHKPYCYSRLSPDELDFLQEREDVFEIKTVQRFDLITDKEIDMSKITVADPLAIGGTTGDKSIRNIIETWESDIKYYENYLYDRKLIVGKYYEIIDKKLKPHDLEISDEVKIALKSLLWDKVDSESMVDAEEFKKYITDWADLLNQPIPKIKRLSVDIEVEAEIGRIPDPKIAEKKVTAIGMKGSDGFDQIFVLKTEGTEEGINELEKNIKITFYDLDKEKEMIHDAFKIIKEFPFVVTYNGDEFDLPYLYNRAERLGIKNSENPFYMMRDSATLKEGVHLDLYRTLSNRSFQIYAFSQKYTNFSLNSVSKALLGKEKIDYGLEFDQLSLYQTANYCYNDALLTFELTSFNKDLLMNLLVIIARIGRMPIDDIARMGVSQWIRSLLYYEHRRRNCLIPKREELQRRSEGVLSDAVIKDKKYRGGLVVEPKEGIHFDVVVMDFASLYPSIIKVRNLSYETVRCSHEECKKNIIEQTNHWACSKRNGLTSMIIGSLRDLRVNYYKSLSKKETLTDEQRQQYTVVSQALKVILNASYGVMGAEIFPLYFLPVAEATTAIGRHTILETIKKCETAGIEVLYGDTDSLFIKKPTKEQIQTVIEQAKKDHGVDLEIDKTYRYCVLSNRKKNYLGVTKDGSVDVKGLTGKKSHTPPFIRKLFYELLDVLSKVQTVEDFVKAKQQISEKIATCGKKVEAKEIPLEDLTFNVMLSKAPSEYTKTIPQHIRAAKQLETIREIKKGDRISFIKILNKPGVKPVEMAKKEEIDSKKYMEFMESTLEQITSSMDLDFDTILGKPKQTGLDEFFWS from the coding sequence ATGCAAGTAAATCTTAGAAATACTGAGCAAGTTGATTCAATGTCCCCATCAATGCTCGTATCTGCCACATATGATAACAATTCAAAATCTGCAGTTTTGAAATTCTACAACCCTGAATCCCAAAAACTAATTTTATGGAAGGATGAAACAGGACACAAGCCTTATTGTTATTCAAGATTATCACCTGACGAATTAGACTTTCTTCAAGAAAGAGAGGATGTTTTTGAAATTAAAACCGTTCAAAGATTTGATCTTATCACAGATAAAGAAATTGACATGTCAAAAATTACAGTAGCAGATCCTCTGGCAATTGGTGGAACGACAGGGGATAAGAGTATCAGAAACATAATTGAAACATGGGAATCAGATATCAAATATTATGAAAATTATCTTTATGATAGAAAGCTGATTGTAGGAAAATATTACGAGATTATAGACAAAAAGCTAAAACCACATGATTTGGAAATTTCTGATGAAGTAAAAATTGCATTGAAAAGTTTGCTGTGGGATAAAGTAGACAGTGAAAGTATGGTAGATGCTGAAGAATTTAAGAAATACATTACAGATTGGGCAGATTTACTAAACCAGCCAATTCCAAAAATAAAGAGACTTAGTGTAGATATTGAAGTCGAAGCTGAAATAGGAAGAATACCGGATCCCAAAATTGCAGAAAAAAAAGTTACTGCAATTGGAATGAAAGGTTCAGATGGATTTGATCAGATTTTTGTTCTCAAAACAGAAGGAACTGAGGAAGGGATTAATGAATTAGAAAAAAATATCAAAATCACATTTTACGATTTAGACAAAGAAAAAGAAATGATTCATGATGCATTTAAAATCATTAAAGAATTTCCTTTTGTTGTAACATATAACGGAGATGAGTTTGACTTGCCTTATCTTTACAACAGAGCAGAACGACTAGGGATAAAAAACTCTGAAAATCCATTTTACATGATGAGGGATTCTGCAACATTAAAGGAAGGAGTTCATCTTGATTTGTACAGAACACTTTCTAATCGTTCATTTCAAATTTACGCATTCAGTCAAAAGTATACAAATTTTTCACTAAACAGTGTCTCTAAAGCTCTACTTGGTAAAGAAAAGATAGATTATGGTTTAGAATTTGACCAATTGTCTCTATATCAAACTGCAAATTATTGTTACAATGATGCGCTTCTAACATTTGAGCTTACCAGTTTCAACAAAGACTTGCTGATGAATCTCCTAGTCATCATTGCAAGAATTGGCAGAATGCCCATTGACGATATTGCAAGAATGGGAGTATCACAATGGATTAGAAGTCTGCTATACTACGAGCATAGACGAAGAAACTGCTTAATTCCAAAAAGAGAAGAATTGCAGAGAAGATCAGAAGGAGTGTTATCAGATGCAGTGATTAAAGATAAGAAATATCGAGGCGGTCTAGTAGTTGAGCCAAAAGAGGGAATTCATTTTGATGTAGTGGTAATGGATTTTGCTAGTCTATATCCAAGCATCATCAAAGTCAGAAATCTCTCATATGAAACAGTAAGATGCTCTCATGAAGAATGTAAAAAAAATATCATTGAGCAGACAAATCATTGGGCATGTTCTAAAAGAAACGGACTAACATCAATGATTATTGGTTCACTAAGGGATTTGAGAGTAAATTATTACAAGAGTTTATCAAAAAAAGAGACCCTTACTGATGAGCAAAGGCAGCAATACACAGTGGTCAGTCAAGCGCTCAAGGTCATTCTAAATGCAAGCTATGGGGTAATGGGTGCAGAAATATTCCCACTATATTTCCTACCAGTTGCAGAAGCCACTACGGCCATAGGAAGACATACAATTTTAGAGACAATTAAAAAATGTGAAACAGCAGGAATCGAAGTATTATACGGAGATACGGATTCGCTATTTATTAAAAAACCAACCAAAGAACAAATTCAGACAGTAATTGAGCAAGCAAAAAAAGATCACGGTGTAGATTTAGAGATTGATAAAACATACAGATATTGTGTACTAAGTAATAGAAAGAAGAATTATCTCGGAGTAACAAAAGATGGAAGCGTTGATGTTAAAGGACTTACTGGAAAGAAATCACATACACCACCATTTATCAGAAAATTATTTTATGAATTACTAGATGTGTTATCAAAAGTTCAAACAGTTGAAGATTTCGTTAAAGCTAAACAGCAGATTTCAGAAAAGATTGCCACATGCGGGAAAAAAGTAGAGGCAAAAGAAATTCCATTAGAAGATTTAACATTCAATGTAATGCTCAGCAAAGCCCCATCAGAATATACAAAAACTATTCCTCAACATATCAGGGCTGCAAAACAATTGGAAACAATTAGAGAAATAAAAAAAGGGGATAGGATTTCATTTATCAAAATTTTGAACAAACCAGGTGTGAAACCTGTAGAAATGGCAAAAAAAGAAGAGATTGATTCAAAAAAATACATGGAGTTTATGGAATCTACATTGGAACAAATTACATCATCAATGGATTTGGATTTTGACACGATTTTAGGAAAGCCAAAACAAACAGGATTAGATGAATTTTTTTGGAGTTAG
- a CDS encoding dCMP deaminase family protein — translation MLQAELAKLRSNCMTRQVGAVIVRNHRQLATGYNGTPPGIKNCFEGGCKRCQLRMEGKIESGASLDRCLCNHAEANAIMHCAILGIEAGIKGAVLYTTFVPCLECTKMAITIGIKKFVCLDSYPETDYDLLKEAGVEVIQLDKNEISKWASKLVDKYENSV, via the coding sequence ATGCTTCAAGCAGAATTGGCAAAGCTTCGTTCAAACTGCATGACAAGACAGGTTGGCGCAGTGATTGTAAGAAATCACAGACAGCTTGCAACAGGATATAATGGAACCCCACCTGGAATCAAAAATTGTTTTGAAGGAGGATGTAAAAGATGCCAGCTAAGAATGGAGGGCAAGATAGAATCAGGAGCATCATTAGATAGATGTCTTTGTAATCATGCAGAAGCAAATGCAATAATGCATTGTGCAATTTTAGGGATTGAAGCTGGAATAAAAGGCGCAGTATTGTACACAACATTTGTGCCATGTTTGGAATGCACAAAAATGGCAATCACGATTGGAATTAAAAAATTTGTATGTCTTGACTCTTATCCAGAAACAGATTATGATTTACTAAAAGAGGCAGGAGTAGAAGTAATTCAACTGGATAAAAATGAAATTTCAAAATGGGCAAGCAAGCTAGTCGACAAATACGAGAATTCTGTGTAA